One genomic segment of Cellulophaga sp. HaHaR_3_176 includes these proteins:
- a CDS encoding OmpA family protein: MKLTHILPCLILSCFASYGQEKKAETRFDNYAYSDAIESYETLVKKGHSSTEIYENLGNANYFNANYDEAAKWYGKLLELENTTIDAEYYYKYAQALKSLKKYEESDNWMVKFDALKEKDNRGKLFSQQSNYMKNIKENSGRYTIENSYFNSNTSDFAPSFNGSQLVFSSAKDSGIASKKIHNWNGMSFLDLYTVPISEDDTNSESIIKLSKTLNKKTHESSTAFTKDGSTIYFTRNNSKKGSFARDDQGISRLKIYKASLVNNQWKNVTELPFNNDEYSVAHPTLSPDESKLYFASDMPGTVGASDIFYVTINEDGSYSEPINLGKKVNTEARETFPYITASNKLYFASDGHPGLGGLDVFAVDLNNLEETKVQNVGSPLNSENDDFSFIFNEENQKGYFASNREGGRGADDIYNFTESSPLNFSCSTIVTGVVKDKKTNAVLPDTRLTVLNPKGEKIGNTISESNGNYTFKLDCYEGDFTLIANKANYKEENNKFKLSPEKDENIVNVLLASSLEKAKTGNDLTKTLNLEPIYFDFDKSYIRRDAKVVMEKVVDYLNQYPDAMIQIGSHTDSRANDNYNLALSKKRAKSTRKYLISQGINANRLTAEGFGETKLTNNCDNSSSCSSEAHQKNRRSEFIIK; the protein is encoded by the coding sequence ATGAAATTAACACACATACTACCTTGCTTAATTTTATCTTGTTTTGCTTCATATGGGCAAGAAAAAAAAGCTGAAACTCGATTTGATAACTACGCATATTCTGATGCTATAGAATCTTATGAAACCTTAGTAAAAAAAGGACATTCATCAACAGAGATATATGAAAATTTAGGAAATGCCAACTATTTTAATGCTAATTATGATGAGGCAGCTAAATGGTACGGTAAACTTCTCGAATTAGAAAATACTACTATAGATGCTGAGTATTATTACAAATATGCTCAAGCCTTAAAATCTTTAAAAAAGTATGAAGAATCTGATAATTGGATGGTAAAATTTGATGCTCTTAAAGAAAAAGACAATCGTGGAAAGTTGTTTTCTCAGCAATCAAATTACATGAAAAATATTAAAGAGAATTCAGGTAGATATACTATTGAAAATAGTTATTTCAACTCTAACACATCTGATTTCGCACCTTCTTTTAATGGTTCTCAATTAGTTTTTTCTAGTGCTAAAGATTCTGGCATAGCTAGTAAAAAAATTCATAATTGGAATGGGATGAGTTTTTTAGATCTATATACTGTACCTATATCTGAAGATGATACTAATTCTGAAAGCATAATAAAACTATCAAAAACCTTAAACAAAAAAACTCATGAATCATCTACCGCATTCACTAAAGATGGTTCTACTATTTATTTTACTAGAAACAATTCAAAGAAAGGATCCTTTGCTAGAGATGATCAAGGTATTAGTAGATTAAAAATATATAAAGCTAGTTTAGTAAATAATCAATGGAAAAATGTTACCGAATTACCTTTTAACAATGATGAGTATTCTGTAGCTCACCCTACTCTATCACCTGATGAATCTAAACTATATTTTGCTTCTGATATGCCAGGAACCGTTGGTGCTTCTGATATATTTTATGTTACTATTAATGAAGACGGTAGCTATAGCGAACCTATTAATTTAGGGAAAAAAGTTAATACGGAAGCCAGAGAAACATTTCCATATATAACCGCTTCTAATAAATTATACTTTGCATCAGATGGTCACCCAGGCCTTGGTGGTTTAGATGTTTTTGCTGTAGATTTAAATAATTTAGAAGAAACTAAAGTTCAAAATGTTGGTTCCCCTCTGAATAGTGAAAATGATGATTTCTCTTTTATTTTCAATGAAGAAAACCAAAAAGGGTATTTTGCTTCAAATAGAGAAGGCGGAAGAGGTGCTGATGATATTTATAATTTCACAGAAAGCTCTCCTCTTAACTTTTCTTGCTCTACTATTGTTACAGGTGTAGTAAAAGATAAAAAAACAAATGCGGTTTTACCTGATACTAGATTAACCGTTTTAAACCCTAAAGGAGAAAAAATTGGAAATACTATTTCTGAATCTAATGGTAATTATACTTTTAAATTAGATTGCTATGAAGGCGATTTTACTTTAATTGCGAATAAAGCAAATTATAAAGAAGAAAATAACAAGTTCAAATTATCACCTGAAAAAGATGAAAACATTGTAAATGTACTTTTAGCATCATCTCTTGAGAAAGCTAAAACAGGTAATGACCTTACCAAAACATTAAATTTAGAACCTATCTATTTTGATTTTGATAAATCGTATATTAGAAGAGATGCTAAAGTTGTTATGGAAAAAGTAGTTGATTATTTAAATCAATACCCAGATGCCATGATACAAATAGGATCTCATACAGATTCTCGTGCTAATGATAATTACAATTTAGCGCTTTCTAAAAAAAGAGCTAAGTCTACTCGTAAATATTTAATATCGCAAGGTATAAATGCTAATCGATTAACCGCTGAAGGATTTGGAGAAACTAAACTCACTAATAACTGTGATAATTCTAGTAGTTGTTCTAGTGAAGCACATCAAAAAAATAGAAGATCTGAGTTTATTATAAAATAA
- a CDS encoding heme A synthase, producing the protein MQKQFRKITIVAIILVYLVIIAGAVVRMTGSGMGCPDWPKCFGYLIPPTDESVLQWQENRAFEKGQVIIYDQSLKVAKTTFNTSKEYNTNNWENYTKHDYATFNVWHTWIEYINRLFGALAGLGTLALAIYSFKYWKTKKSITILSWLVVFGMGFQAWLGATVVYSVLEPAKITTHMVMALVIVAILLYILNSSSTKNRTNIYNKKLFILLSTAIALTFIQIVIGTQLRQFIDHQIDIFGENLKTKWLANPELNFYVHRSFSILVVAINLYIAFYISKFNLGFKKIKWVLILITIEVISGMTMYYVDFPFGSQPLHLVIASLLFGVQFYLVLEALKPSKSPKTL; encoded by the coding sequence ATGCAAAAACAGTTTAGAAAGATTACCATAGTAGCAATAATATTAGTTTATTTAGTTATTATTGCGGGTGCAGTTGTTCGAATGACAGGTAGTGGAATGGGTTGCCCTGACTGGCCTAAATGCTTCGGATACTTGATACCACCTACTGATGAATCTGTATTGCAATGGCAAGAAAACCGAGCTTTTGAAAAAGGACAAGTTATTATTTATGATCAATCTTTAAAGGTCGCTAAAACCACATTTAATACTTCTAAAGAATACAATACGAATAACTGGGAAAATTATACAAAACATGACTATGCTACTTTTAATGTTTGGCATACTTGGATTGAGTATATAAATAGACTTTTTGGAGCGTTAGCTGGCTTAGGAACTCTTGCTTTGGCCATATATTCTTTTAAATATTGGAAGACTAAAAAAAGTATTACCATACTATCTTGGCTCGTGGTTTTTGGGATGGGCTTTCAGGCATGGTTAGGTGCTACAGTTGTATATTCTGTTTTAGAACCTGCAAAAATAACTACACATATGGTAATGGCGCTAGTTATTGTCGCAATATTATTATACATTTTAAATTCTAGCTCTACTAAAAATCGTACAAATATTTACAATAAAAAGCTATTTATTTTATTATCTACAGCTATTGCTTTAACATTTATTCAAATAGTTATAGGTACACAGCTTAGGCAATTTATAGATCATCAAATAGATATTTTTGGTGAGAATTTAAAAACCAAATGGCTAGCTAACCCTGAATTAAATTTCTATGTTCATAGGTCATTTTCAATACTAGTCGTAGCTATAAATTTGTATATCGCATTTTACATATCTAAATTCAATTTAGGTTTTAAAAAAATTAAATGGGTACTTATTTTAATTACGATAGAAGTTATTTCAGGTATGACAATGTATTATGTTGATTTTCCGTTCGGTAGTCAGCCTTTACATTTAGTAATTGCCTCTCTCCTATTTGGTGTTCAATTCTATTTAGTTTTAGAAGCATTAAAACCTTCTAAAAGTCCTAAAACTTTGTAA